The following proteins come from a genomic window of Streptomyces sp. NBC_00539:
- a CDS encoding MFS transporter, protein MTTAEQYRRPERARDTGPRDGTDGSWAHRHPVAVAAALAALLHVVWFFSFANSGGDLAAQDAWAEFVGRHPDTAYNLAWYGGMHPVSYSVVSPYLMHVLGVRTTMMVAGTVSAALLALILTRCRGAVRRPLWPALAGVYGLLCNALSGRVTFGLGAMFALAAVAAVFCWPRKWAERRWAKAAVAAPLAGLATASSPVAGLFLGVVAAALFLSGRRPGAYALGLAPVAVVGLSAWLFPFSGTQPMKLGSAWLPFVFGLAILFLVPKRWKTVRIASAVYTVGVFLTWAIDSQVGSNVTRLVMLFGGAVLLAALPYSIPRSRRWYAVVVAFAGLTVWITANSITDIIRTTPLAAWNRELAPLVDQLQKSGADRGRVEVVPASSHRESSAFPSYVNLARGWNRQADLERNPLFYDDTLTAESYRSWLERWAVHYVVLPADKPDSGGADEAKLVREGLPYLQQVWGDANWQLYKVLAPTDLVAGAATVVRAGADQLVIAVREPGRVLVRIPHSPWLGLVDAAGRAVAPPQETFASKAAATAPKQYANTAGCLFKAPVDADGDVWTELLAPAAGQYRVSAKYQLPRGTPCPEELLRGP, encoded by the coding sequence GTGACCACCGCTGAGCAGTACAGGCGACCGGAGCGCGCCCGCGACACCGGACCGCGCGACGGGACCGACGGGAGCTGGGCGCACCGGCACCCGGTGGCCGTCGCCGCCGCCCTCGCCGCGCTCCTGCACGTCGTCTGGTTCTTCAGCTTCGCCAACAGCGGGGGCGACCTCGCGGCGCAGGACGCGTGGGCGGAGTTCGTCGGCCGCCACCCCGACACGGCGTACAACCTCGCCTGGTACGGGGGCATGCACCCGGTCTCGTACAGCGTGGTCTCGCCGTACCTCATGCACGTGCTCGGCGTCCGGACCACCATGATGGTCGCCGGCACCGTCTCGGCGGCGCTGCTCGCGCTGATCCTCACCCGGTGCCGGGGCGCCGTGCGGCGTCCGCTGTGGCCGGCCCTGGCCGGGGTGTACGGGCTGCTGTGCAACGCCCTGTCCGGCCGCGTCACCTTCGGGCTCGGGGCGATGTTCGCGCTGGCCGCCGTCGCCGCGGTCTTCTGCTGGCCGCGCAAGTGGGCGGAGCGCCGCTGGGCCAAGGCCGCCGTCGCCGCCCCGCTCGCGGGGCTCGCCACCGCTTCCAGCCCGGTGGCCGGCCTCTTCCTCGGGGTGGTCGCGGCCGCGCTGTTCCTGAGCGGGCGGCGGCCGGGGGCGTACGCGCTGGGGCTGGCGCCGGTGGCCGTGGTCGGGCTGTCGGCGTGGCTGTTCCCGTTCTCGGGCACGCAGCCGATGAAGCTGGGCTCGGCCTGGCTGCCGTTCGTGTTCGGGCTGGCGATCCTGTTCCTGGTGCCGAAGCGGTGGAAGACGGTCCGGATCGCCTCGGCCGTGTACACCGTCGGGGTGTTCCTGACCTGGGCGATCGACTCCCAGGTGGGGTCGAACGTCACCCGCCTCGTGATGCTGTTCGGCGGGGCGGTGCTGCTGGCGGCGCTCCCGTATTCGATCCCGCGCTCGCGGCGCTGGTACGCCGTGGTCGTCGCCTTCGCCGGGCTGACGGTCTGGATCACCGCCAACAGCATCACCGACATCATCCGCACCACCCCGCTCGCCGCATGGAACCGGGAGCTGGCTCCGCTGGTCGACCAGCTCCAGAAGTCGGGCGCCGACCGGGGGCGGGTGGAGGTGGTACCGGCCAGCAGCCACCGCGAGTCCTCGGCCTTCCCGTCGTACGTGAACCTCGCGCGCGGCTGGAACCGCCAGGCCGACCTGGAGCGCAACCCGCTCTTCTACGACGACACCCTCACGGCCGAGAGCTACCGGTCCTGGCTGGAGCGCTGGGCCGTGCACTACGTGGTGCTGCCCGCCGACAAACCCGACTCGGGCGGGGCGGACGAGGCGAAGCTCGTGCGCGAGGGGCTGCCGTACCTCCAGCAGGTGTGGGGCGACGCGAACTGGCAGCTGTACAAGGTGCTCGCCCCGACGGACCTGGTGGCCGGGGCCGCCACGGTGGTGCGGGCGGGCGCGGACCAGCTGGTCATCGCGGTGCGGGAGCCGGGGCGGGTCCTGGTGCGGATCCCGCACTCGCCCTGGCTGGGGCTGGTCGACGCGGCGGGCCGGGCGGTGGCGCCGCCCCAGGAGACCTTCGCGTCGAAGGCGGCCGCAACGGCGCCGAAGCAGTACGCGAACACGGCCGGCTGCCTGTTCAAGGCCCCCGTGGACGCCGACGGGGACGTCTGGACGGAGCTGCTGGCGCCGGCCGCGGGACAGTACCGGGTGTCGGCGAAGTACCAGCTCCCCCGGGGTACCCCCTGCCCGGAGGAACTCCTGCGCGGCCCTTGA
- a CDS encoding SDR family NAD(P)-dependent oxidoreductase yields the protein MDLELTGKVAVVTGAGKGIGLAITEAFLREGGRVVAGSRSETPELAALRERYDVAFVAGDLATAEGVDALIQAAMERQGRIDVLVNNVGATKPRVDFLSIDDAQWQRAFDVNFFSAVRAVRAALPHLLAGGGGAVVNISSLNARLPFPTVVDYSAAKAALTSLTKALSEEFAPRGVRVNSIAPGPVRTPFWTAPGGFAEAVAAGAGTTAQEAMDVVVPQQTGISTGRFTEPQEVADLALFLASPRAANITGAEFLIDGGQTKTT from the coding sequence ATGGATCTGGAACTCACCGGAAAAGTCGCCGTCGTCACCGGTGCCGGCAAGGGCATCGGCCTGGCCATCACCGAGGCGTTCCTGCGCGAGGGCGGCCGTGTGGTCGCCGGCAGCCGTTCCGAGACCCCCGAGCTGGCCGCATTGCGCGAGAGGTACGACGTGGCCTTCGTCGCCGGCGATCTGGCTACCGCCGAAGGCGTGGATGCGCTGATCCAGGCGGCGATGGAACGGCAGGGCAGGATCGACGTCTTGGTCAACAACGTCGGAGCCACGAAGCCCCGCGTCGATTTCCTCTCCATCGACGACGCACAGTGGCAGCGGGCCTTCGACGTGAACTTCTTCAGCGCCGTCCGCGCCGTCCGCGCCGCGCTGCCGCACTTGCTCGCGGGCGGCGGAGGCGCGGTCGTCAACATCAGTTCCCTCAACGCCCGGCTGCCCTTCCCCACGGTGGTGGACTACTCGGCGGCCAAGGCCGCGCTGACCAGCCTCACCAAGGCACTGTCGGAGGAGTTCGCGCCGCGCGGCGTACGGGTGAACTCCATCGCTCCGGGCCCGGTCCGCACCCCGTTCTGGACCGCCCCCGGCGGCTTCGCCGAGGCCGTGGCGGCCGGCGCGGGCACCACGGCCCAGGAGGCCATGGACGTGGTGGTGCCGCAGCAGACGGGCATCAGTACGGGACGCTTCACCGAACCCCAGGAGGTCGCCGACCTCGCGCTCTTCCTGGCCTCGCCCCGCGCCGCGAACATCACGGGCGCCGAATTCCTCATCGACGGCGGCCAGACCAAGACGACCTGA
- a CDS encoding M6 family metalloprotease domain-containing protein yields the protein MTQTRHRIRSPRRTCAYVGIAALAIGVTATASAGISSRTHSAAGPVATSVDSALAPCRIASTMGVQMSEGLPTPPGYSRSTGEVRALNLMIDFPDAKGEGSAVDRLAEFFPQTSDWFRTSSYGRLTYRAEAPIRNWLRMPMPFAAYGIGRGSAYEPGYRQLVEHIAQAADPEVDFSRYDLINVLVTPNAGPSALDTVLSVTFSGNGEAPMADGVPLSNTSFVYSRQDDGSGSYRETGYRVLPHENGHVFGLPDLYTPDGGGAVGHWDIMSEDWGSNNDLLGWHKWKLGWLDSNQIGCASKSGVTEQVLTPLGVEGGMKLAFVPLTENSGYAVEVRTQAGNDESVCKPGVLIYKVDSQVDTGRGPVTVSDSTTASGGCTRRPNVHSELSDAPFRPGETFTDPKARITIAVTSERPDGSFQIRVTRP from the coding sequence ATGACGCAGACCCGCCACCGGATACGCAGTCCGCGCCGCACCTGCGCGTACGTCGGCATCGCCGCGCTGGCCATCGGCGTCACCGCCACCGCCAGCGCCGGGATATCCAGCCGCACCCACTCCGCCGCGGGTCCCGTGGCCACGAGCGTCGACTCGGCGCTCGCGCCCTGCCGGATCGCGAGCACGATGGGCGTCCAGATGTCCGAGGGACTTCCGACGCCGCCCGGGTACTCCCGCTCGACCGGCGAGGTCCGGGCACTGAACCTGATGATCGACTTTCCCGACGCCAAGGGCGAGGGCTCGGCCGTGGACCGGCTGGCGGAGTTCTTCCCGCAGACCTCGGACTGGTTCCGGACCAGCTCCTACGGCCGGCTCACCTACCGGGCCGAGGCGCCGATACGGAACTGGCTGAGGATGCCGATGCCGTTCGCGGCGTACGGGATCGGCCGCGGGTCCGCGTACGAACCGGGCTACCGGCAGCTGGTCGAGCACATAGCGCAGGCCGCCGACCCCGAGGTCGACTTCAGCCGCTACGACCTGATCAACGTCCTGGTCACGCCGAACGCCGGGCCGTCGGCCCTGGACACCGTCCTGTCGGTGACGTTCTCCGGCAACGGCGAGGCACCGATGGCCGACGGGGTGCCGCTCTCCAACACGTCCTTCGTCTACAGCCGGCAGGACGACGGTTCGGGCTCCTACCGGGAGACCGGCTACCGGGTCCTCCCCCACGAGAACGGCCACGTCTTCGGGCTGCCGGACCTGTACACCCCCGACGGGGGCGGCGCGGTCGGGCACTGGGACATCATGAGCGAGGACTGGGGCTCCAACAACGACCTGCTGGGCTGGCACAAGTGGAAGCTGGGCTGGCTGGACAGCAACCAGATCGGCTGCGCGTCGAAGTCCGGGGTCACGGAGCAGGTACTGACGCCGCTGGGGGTGGAGGGCGGCATGAAGCTGGCCTTCGTACCGCTGACGGAGAACAGCGGGTACGCGGTGGAGGTGCGCACGCAGGCCGGGAACGACGAGTCCGTGTGCAAGCCGGGAGTGCTGATCTACAAGGTGGACTCCCAGGTGGACACCGGCCGCGGCCCGGTCACGGTCTCCGACAGCACGACCGCCAGCGGCGGCTGCACCCGCCGCCCGAACGTCCACTCGGAGCTCTCGGACGCCCCCTTCCGCCCCGGTGAAACCTTCACCGACCCCAAGGCGCGCATCACCATCGCCGTCACGTCCGAACGCCCCGACGGCAGCTTCCAGATCCGGGTGACCCGCCCCTGA
- a CDS encoding TetR/AcrR family transcriptional regulator, with translation MKRSTTAAAPTAPRVPVDLAAPAPGRGDGLPRPRADAVRNRERILAAARELFVEFGSAAPFDEVARRAGVGNATLYRHFPDRAALVHHVVLYVMDRVVLHAEEALAEEPDAFAALCRFTHAAADERFGALCPMLSADFDHDHPELHAARGALAVAIENLLAAGQGGGLVRTDIGAGDLMIALSQLGRPLPGTGCMDADRFVHRHLQVFLDGLRAPARSELSGGATTLEDLRRTAM, from the coding sequence ATGAAGCGCTCCACCACCGCCGCGGCTCCGACCGCGCCCCGGGTGCCGGTGGACCTCGCGGCTCCGGCCCCCGGTCGCGGCGACGGGCTCCCGCGCCCGCGCGCCGACGCCGTCCGCAACCGGGAGCGCATCCTGGCGGCGGCCCGCGAGCTCTTCGTGGAGTTCGGCTCCGCCGCCCCCTTCGACGAGGTCGCCCGCCGGGCCGGCGTCGGCAACGCCACGCTGTACCGGCACTTCCCCGACCGGGCCGCGCTGGTCCACCACGTCGTGCTGTACGTCATGGACCGGGTCGTCCTCCACGCCGAGGAGGCCCTCGCCGAGGAACCCGACGCCTTCGCCGCGCTGTGCCGGTTCACGCACGCGGCCGCGGACGAGCGGTTCGGCGCCCTGTGCCCGATGCTCTCCGCCGACTTCGACCACGACCACCCCGAACTCCACGCGGCACGCGGTGCGTTGGCGGTGGCCATCGAGAACCTGCTGGCTGCGGGCCAGGGTGGCGGACTCGTCCGCACCGACATCGGGGCCGGTGACCTGATGATCGCCCTCTCCCAGCTCGGCCGCCCCCTCCCGGGCACCGGTTGCATGGACGCGGACCGCTTCGTCCACCGTCACCTCCAGGTGTTCCTCGACGGGTTGCGGGCCCCGGCCCGCTCCGAGCTGTCGGGCGGCGCGACCACCCTGGAAGACCTGAGGCGGACCGCCATGTAA
- a CDS encoding dioxygenase family protein — MPALYLSHGAPPLADDPVWPGELAAWSAALPRPRAILMVSAHWEEAPLALGATERAPLVYDFWGFPEHYYRVCYDAPGAPELAASVRKLLRAPGTPVQDIPDRGLDHGAYVPLVEMFPEADVPVLQISMPTLDPARLMEIGRTLAPLRDEGVLIVGSGFFTHNLAALRHAGGVPGWSTEFDAWGREALAAADVDALLDFEAKSPAGRLAHPRTEHFAPLFVTLGAAEASGDLGAPGTPVDGFWMGLSKRSLQFG, encoded by the coding sequence ATGCCCGCGCTGTACCTGAGCCACGGCGCCCCGCCGCTCGCCGACGACCCGGTCTGGCCCGGCGAACTGGCCGCCTGGTCGGCCGCCCTGCCCCGCCCCCGCGCGATCCTGATGGTCTCCGCGCACTGGGAAGAGGCCCCGCTGGCCCTCGGTGCCACCGAGCGGGCCCCGCTCGTGTACGACTTCTGGGGCTTCCCCGAGCACTACTACCGGGTGTGCTACGACGCCCCGGGCGCCCCCGAGCTGGCCGCCTCCGTGCGCAAACTGCTGCGCGCGCCCGGAACCCCGGTCCAGGACATCCCGGACCGCGGGCTCGACCACGGGGCCTACGTCCCGCTCGTGGAGATGTTCCCGGAGGCCGACGTCCCGGTGCTCCAGATATCGATGCCGACGCTCGACCCGGCCCGCCTGATGGAGATCGGCCGCACCCTCGCCCCGCTGCGGGACGAAGGGGTCCTGATCGTGGGCAGCGGCTTCTTCACGCACAACCTCGCCGCGCTCCGGCACGCGGGCGGCGTGCCCGGCTGGTCGACGGAGTTCGACGCCTGGGGCCGTGAGGCGCTGGCCGCCGCCGACGTGGACGCCCTGCTCGACTTCGAGGCCAAATCCCCGGCCGGCCGTCTGGCCCACCCGCGTACCGAGCACTTCGCGCCGCTGTTCGTCACCCTGGGAGCCGCCGAGGCCTCCGGCGATCTCGGAGCCCCGGGCACCCCCGTGGACGGCTTCTGGATGGGGTTGTCGAAGCGCTCGCTCCAGTTCGGCTAG
- a CDS encoding sigma-70 family RNA polymerase sigma factor — MATRAVARSQSTGSARAAGGEIADRDLVGMYLDEIARTPLLDAAKEVELSQIIEAGVYAQQILDGAIERAGQTSPAREELEALAAEGERAKEVFIRSNLRLVVAVARRYPRSGLPLLDLIQEGNAGLVRAVEKFDYTKGFKFSTYATWWIRQAITRSIADQSRTIRLPVHLVEELGRIRRIQREFNRENGRDPEHAEIAAELDTTEKRVGDVLDWARDPVSLNMSVDDEGDTQFGDLLEDTSAISPEQSVLSLLRSEELEDLLGKLDQRTASIIKMRYGIEDGRERTLTEVGKQHGLTRERIRQIEKHALLELKRMARDTGFDAVA; from the coding sequence ATGGCAACCCGCGCCGTCGCCCGCAGTCAGTCCACGGGCAGTGCCCGCGCCGCGGGCGGCGAGATCGCCGACCGCGACCTGGTCGGCATGTACCTGGACGAGATCGCGCGCACCCCGCTGCTCGACGCGGCCAAGGAAGTGGAGCTGTCGCAGATCATCGAGGCGGGCGTCTACGCCCAGCAGATCCTCGACGGTGCGATAGAGCGCGCAGGGCAGACGTCCCCGGCGCGTGAGGAGCTGGAGGCCCTGGCGGCCGAGGGAGAGCGCGCCAAGGAAGTCTTCATCCGCTCCAACCTCCGCCTGGTCGTGGCCGTCGCCCGCCGCTACCCGCGCAGCGGGCTCCCCCTGCTCGACCTGATCCAGGAGGGCAACGCCGGCCTGGTCCGCGCGGTCGAGAAGTTCGACTACACCAAGGGCTTCAAGTTCTCCACGTACGCCACGTGGTGGATCCGCCAGGCCATCACCCGTTCCATCGCCGACCAGTCCCGGACCATCCGCCTCCCCGTCCACCTGGTCGAGGAGCTCGGCCGCATCCGCCGGATCCAGCGCGAGTTCAACCGCGAGAACGGGCGGGACCCGGAGCACGCGGAGATCGCCGCCGAGCTGGACACGACGGAGAAGCGCGTCGGTGACGTACTGGACTGGGCGCGCGACCCGGTCAGCCTCAACATGTCCGTCGACGACGAGGGCGACACCCAGTTCGGGGACCTGCTGGAGGACACCTCCGCGATCTCCCCGGAGCAGTCCGTGCTGTCCCTGCTCCGCAGTGAGGAGCTGGAGGACCTGCTCGGCAAGCTCGACCAGCGCACCGCGTCGATCATCAAGATGCGGTACGGGATCGAGGACGGGCGCGAGCGCACGCTGACCGAGGTCGGCAAGCAGCACGGCCTGACCCGGGAGCGGATCCGGCAGATCGAGAAGCACGCGCTGCTGGAGCTCAAGCGGATGGCGCGCGACACCGGCTTCGACGCCGTGGCCTGA
- a CDS encoding helix-turn-helix transcriptional regulator yields the protein MNDTPGRLLTLLSLLQTPREWPGSELADRLGVSARTIRRDIERLRELGYPVEATLGSEGGYRLVAGAAMPPLLLDDEEAVAIAVGLRAGAGHAIEGVEEASVRALAKLEQVLPARLRHRVGALQSATVAVARGDGASVDPRTLTTMAAAVAGPERLRFAYRARDGAESRRLVEPYRLVSTGSRWYLVAYDLERDDWRTFRVDRVSDPFATGARFAPRALPVEAAEFVRRGLRGEQTYAVEVTFDAPAEALPGWLRGQVVPVARGCRVRFESGDAPEWLAARLALAGADFTVHTPPALAEAARALAARLTRSSPVGA from the coding sequence ATGAACGACACCCCCGGCCGGCTGCTCACCCTGCTCTCCCTGCTCCAGACCCCGCGCGAGTGGCCCGGCAGCGAGCTGGCCGATCGGCTCGGGGTCAGCGCCCGGACCATCCGGCGGGACATCGAGCGGCTGCGGGAGCTGGGGTACCCGGTGGAGGCCACGCTGGGGTCGGAGGGCGGGTACCGGCTGGTGGCGGGCGCGGCGATGCCGCCGCTGCTGCTGGACGACGAGGAGGCGGTGGCGATCGCGGTGGGGCTGCGGGCGGGGGCCGGGCACGCCATCGAGGGGGTGGAGGAGGCGTCCGTACGGGCCCTCGCGAAGCTGGAGCAGGTCCTGCCGGCGCGGCTGCGGCACCGGGTGGGCGCGCTGCAGTCGGCCACGGTGGCGGTGGCCCGCGGCGACGGGGCGAGCGTGGATCCGCGGACGCTGACGACGATGGCGGCGGCGGTGGCGGGACCGGAGCGGCTGCGGTTCGCCTACCGGGCGCGGGACGGGGCGGAGTCCCGGCGGCTGGTGGAGCCGTACCGGCTGGTGAGCACGGGGAGCCGGTGGTACCTCGTCGCGTACGACCTGGAACGGGACGACTGGCGCACCTTCCGGGTGGACCGGGTCAGCGACCCGTTCGCGACGGGCGCGCGGTTCGCCCCGCGGGCGCTGCCGGTGGAGGCGGCGGAGTTCGTGCGGCGGGGGCTGCGCGGGGAGCAGACGTACGCGGTCGAGGTGACCTTCGATGCGCCGGCCGAGGCGCTGCCGGGCTGGCTGAGGGGGCAGGTGGTGCCGGTGGCACGGGGCTGCCGGGTGCGGTTCGAGAGCGGGGACGCGCCGGAGTGGCTGGCGGCCCGGCTCGCTCTGGCGGGAGCGGACTTCACGGTCCACACCCCGCCGGCGCTCGCGGAGGCCGCCCGGGCGCTGGCCGCGCGGCTGACGAGGTCGAGCCCCGTCGGGGCGTGA
- a CDS encoding MFS transporter, which yields MSTETAQTSPERETGPVREERNDTLDDHTSDHPNDHAGSSSPADRRRWLALAIVMTAAFMDLVDVTIVNIAIPSMREDFGASTSAIQWITAGYALAFAAGLITGGRLGDIYGRKRLFLIGIAGFTAASALCGIAANPSVLVASRILQGGMAAMMVPQVLAIIHVTFPPHERGKVFGMFGAIVGLGAVSGPMLGALLTEWNLFGLEWRPIFLINLPVGIAGVILGVKFITESKAPKALRLDLVGVVLATLALVMLIFPLTHGRENDWPLWGFVCMIAAPFLFAGFIAYEKHKIRKDGSPLVELSLFKIKSFAGGIAVQLTFGIATGIFFLVWTLYMQMGLGWTPLRAGTTGIPFSIAVSAAAGMSVQKLVPRFGRKVLQAGALTMAAGLLLYIWESAHYGMGIASWQMAAPLVVMGIGMGLIVAPLTDTVLSQVPREHAGSASGLINTTGQMGNALGLGLTSVVFFGVIDDDMVYGAPYVEAFRSALWWVVAVLVVIFTVMFMLPRKQVPMDEREGAETA from the coding sequence ATGAGCACCGAGACAGCCCAGACATCGCCCGAAAGAGAGACCGGGCCCGTACGAGAAGAGCGGAACGACACCCTCGACGACCACACGAGCGACCACCCGAACGACCACGCGGGCAGCAGCTCGCCCGCCGACCGCCGCCGCTGGCTGGCGCTCGCCATCGTGATGACCGCGGCGTTCATGGACCTGGTCGACGTCACGATCGTCAACATCGCGATACCCAGCATGCGCGAGGACTTCGGCGCCTCCACCAGCGCGATCCAGTGGATCACCGCCGGGTACGCCCTCGCCTTCGCCGCCGGTCTGATCACGGGCGGCCGTCTCGGTGACATCTACGGCCGCAAGCGCCTGTTCCTCATCGGCATCGCCGGTTTCACCGCCGCCTCGGCGCTCTGCGGCATCGCCGCCAACCCGTCCGTGCTCGTCGCCTCCCGCATCCTCCAGGGCGGTATGGCCGCCATGATGGTGCCGCAGGTGCTGGCGATCATCCACGTCACCTTCCCGCCCCACGAGCGCGGCAAGGTCTTCGGCATGTTCGGCGCGATCGTGGGCCTCGGCGCCGTCTCGGGCCCGATGCTCGGCGCGCTGCTCACCGAGTGGAACCTCTTCGGCCTCGAATGGCGCCCGATCTTCCTGATCAACCTGCCCGTCGGAATCGCGGGCGTGATCCTGGGCGTCAAGTTCATCACCGAGTCCAAGGCCCCCAAGGCGCTGCGGCTCGACCTGGTCGGCGTCGTGCTCGCGACCCTCGCCCTGGTGATGCTGATCTTCCCGCTGACGCACGGCCGTGAGAACGACTGGCCGCTGTGGGGCTTCGTCTGCATGATCGCCGCGCCGTTCCTGTTCGCCGGCTTCATCGCCTACGAGAAGCACAAGATCCGCAAGGACGGCTCGCCGCTGGTGGAGCTCTCCCTCTTCAAGATCAAGAGCTTCGCGGGCGGCATCGCCGTCCAGCTGACCTTCGGCATCGCGACCGGCATCTTCTTCCTGGTCTGGACGCTGTACATGCAGATGGGCCTCGGCTGGACCCCGCTGCGCGCGGGCACCACCGGCATCCCCTTCTCGATCGCGGTGTCCGCGGCCGCGGGCATGTCCGTGCAGAAGCTCGTGCCGCGCTTCGGCCGCAAGGTGCTCCAGGCGGGCGCGCTGACCATGGCCGCGGGCCTGCTCCTCTACATCTGGGAGTCCGCCCACTACGGCATGGGGATCGCCTCCTGGCAGATGGCCGCGCCCCTGGTCGTCATGGGCATCGGTATGGGCCTGATCGTGGCCCCGCTCACCGACACCGTCCTCTCCCAGGTGCCGCGCGAGCACGCCGGCTCCGCCTCCGGCCTGATCAACACCACGGGGCAGATGGGCAACGCGCTCGGTCTGGGCCTGACGTCCGTCGTCTTCTTCGGAGTGATCGACGACGACATGGTCTACGGGGCCCCGTACGTCGAGGCCTTCCGCAGCGCGCTGTGGTGGGTCGTGGCGGTCCTGGTCGTGATCTTCACGGTGATGTTCATGCTGCCGCGCAAGCAGGTCCCGATGGACGAACGCGAGGGCGCCGAGACCGCCTGA
- a CDS encoding DUF6227 family protein, protein MSDPYETTEAHLDRLLGRALNSFDLPDRLVGRLRTALAHSSSLHTTHHSPSAGLWRETHRHTYLLADGGAESLWELVYRRQGDRVVRYELFASRSELCLAVARTFGEVPSQVARDLAPEGAEQQDDAAALSALFADPARAPHREYAVEQSADHARRVLRRAENADRPGERVALRLRSAYAHQITQAFGGRQWLSDGRGVGFTLYEHAFVLVDGSEVSLWEVEHTATPDGRHMCEVYESEATAREAMELRARVR, encoded by the coding sequence TTGAGCGATCCGTACGAGACAACCGAGGCCCACCTCGATCGACTCCTGGGCCGCGCCCTCAACTCCTTCGACCTGCCGGACCGGCTGGTCGGGCGCCTGCGTACGGCGCTCGCCCACAGCTCTTCGCTGCACACCACCCACCACAGCCCGTCGGCGGGACTGTGGCGGGAGACCCACCGGCACACCTACCTCCTGGCCGACGGCGGCGCGGAGTCGCTCTGGGAACTGGTCTACCGCCGGCAGGGCGACCGGGTCGTGCGGTACGAGCTGTTCGCGAGCCGGTCCGAGCTCTGCCTCGCGGTGGCCCGCACGTTCGGTGAGGTGCCCTCACAAGTGGCGCGGGACCTGGCGCCGGAAGGGGCGGAGCAGCAGGACGACGCGGCCGCCCTCAGTGCCCTGTTCGCGGACCCGGCGCGCGCCCCGCACCGGGAGTACGCGGTGGAGCAGTCCGCCGACCACGCCCGCCGGGTGCTGCGCCGGGCGGAGAACGCGGACCGGCCCGGCGAGCGGGTGGCGCTGCGCCTGCGGTCGGCCTACGCGCACCAGATCACCCAGGCCTTCGGCGGCCGGCAGTGGCTGTCGGACGGGCGGGGCGTGGGATTCACCCTGTACGAGCACGCGTTCGTCCTCGTGGACGGCAGCGAGGTGAGCCTGTGGGAGGTCGAGCACACGGCCACGCCGGACGGCCGCCACATGTGCGAGGTGTACGAGAGCGAGGCCACCGCGCGCGAGGCGATGGAGCTGCGCGCCCGGGTCCGCTGA
- a CDS encoding vitamin K epoxide reductase family protein: MGHMATNGTAPDSTTTTPVGLPRQQDRSRRTGDEPARAPRGLAWLLVLTGCAGVLASWVITLDKFLLLEDPSFKPACSLNPVVSCGSVMQSEQAQAFGFPNPMLGLVAYGAVVCVGAGLLAGARYRGWFWLGLNAGMLFGTGFCTWLMAQSLYEINALCLWCCLTWAATLVMFWAVTAHNLRTSAAPGALRQFFTEFGWAPPALHLGVIGMLILTRWWEFWTS, encoded by the coding sequence ATGGGCCACATGGCAACGAACGGCACGGCACCAGACAGCACCACAACCACCCCAGTGGGCCTCCCGCGCCAACAGGACCGCTCCAGACGGACCGGTGACGAACCCGCCCGCGCCCCGCGCGGATTGGCGTGGTTGCTGGTCCTCACCGGATGCGCAGGCGTGCTGGCCTCCTGGGTGATCACGCTCGACAAGTTCCTCCTGCTGGAAGACCCGTCCTTCAAGCCGGCGTGCAGCCTGAACCCCGTGGTCTCCTGCGGCAGCGTCATGCAGAGCGAGCAGGCGCAGGCCTTCGGCTTCCCCAACCCCATGCTGGGGCTGGTCGCCTACGGGGCCGTCGTGTGCGTGGGCGCGGGCCTGCTGGCCGGGGCCCGCTACCGGGGCTGGTTCTGGCTCGGACTGAACGCCGGGATGCTCTTCGGCACCGGCTTCTGCACCTGGCTCATGGCCCAGTCCCTCTACGAGATCAACGCGCTCTGCCTGTGGTGCTGTCTGACCTGGGCGGCGACGCTGGTGATGTTCTGGGCGGTCACCGCGCACAACCTCCGTACGAGCGCGGCCCCCGGCGCGCTGCGCCAGTTCTTCACCGAGTTCGGCTGGGCGCCGCCCGCCCTGCACCTGGGCGTGATCGGGATGCTGATCCTCACCCGGTGGTGGGAGTTCTGGACGAGCTGA
- a CDS encoding rodlin gives MLKKIMTAAAVTAAAVGAGAAVAAPAMAIGNDNGINTVNGNGATQIYGNQKTEGPLSPQLGLVQGTLNKPCIGLPVKANVQSILALINVGVQDINVLSNPQNQQCTENSTQAKGDEPLSHILDNIPVLSGNLSNGS, from the coding sequence ATGCTCAAGAAGATCATGACTGCTGCCGCGGTCACCGCCGCCGCTGTCGGCGCGGGCGCTGCTGTCGCGGCCCCGGCCATGGCCATCGGCAACGACAACGGGATCAACACCGTCAACGGCAACGGGGCGACCCAGATCTACGGCAACCAGAAGACCGAGGGGCCCCTGAGCCCGCAGCTCGGCCTGGTCCAGGGCACGCTGAACAAGCCCTGCATCGGCCTGCCGGTCAAGGCCAACGTGCAGTCGATCCTCGCCCTGATCAACGTCGGTGTCCAGGACATCAACGTCCTGTCCAACCCGCAGAACCAGCAGTGCACCGAGAACTCCACCCAGGCCAAGGGCGACGAGCCGCTCTCGCACATCCTGGACAACATCCCGGTCCTCTCCGGCAACCTGTCCAACGGCAGCTGA